TGAAAACGACTTTTGTATTGCTCGCCTTTTTAGGGATGAGTCTTTGTGCGCATGCACAAAAAGCGGTGTTGCCGAATGCCGTTGCCGATGCTTTCTCGCAGAAATTCCCCAATGCACAAAAAGTACGCTGGAATCAGGAAGAAGCCGATGAATGGGAAGCTGAATTCTATCTGAACGGAACCGAAACCTCCGCTTCATTCAATCCTGCCGGTGCCTGGCTGGAAACCGAAACCGAAATCAGCAGGCGTTCGCTTCCGGCAGCGGTGAAAAATACGTTGGACAGTCAGTTTGCCGGCTATAAAACAGGAGAGGTCGCCATCATCGATTCGCCCGCTTTTTCCGGGTACGAAATTGAGCTCAGGAAGAAAGAGCAGGCCCTGGAAGTACAGGTGACCAAAGAAGGTGTGCTGAAACATAAGCGAATGCTGAAAGACGGAGAGGATAACGATTAATCCACGGCGCATTATTTCCTGTTGAAACGAACTTGCTTTTCCTGTACAAGTCGCTAACGAAACCGGATAACCCAAACCTAAAGCGATGCCTGTGTTGACGTAACGATCGATCGATGAAACAGACAATGAATTGGAAAAAGGCCCTTCCGGTTTCGGTGGTGGTCTTTATGCTCACCATTTCGGCCGGTTATGGCCAATTGAGCATCAGTATGGGATATGGACTGCAAATTCCCGGTAGGCAGGATCTAAAATTCAGGTATTACGAAAATGGAGTTCTGATGAAAAATCTGAAGACATCGAAGGCCATATCCTCGTGGTCTCCGGTGTCGAACCTCAGCGTAACCTATTGGCACCACAACATCGGATTTGATGTTAGCTATCTGAAATGGGAAAACAAGAGCCGCGGCGTTCGTTTTCTCACCAACGAAATTCCACCGTTTACCAGGATGGAGCAGGCGCGGAAATTGTTCCTGCTGAGTTTTCTTTCCAAAACCGGAAATCCTTTTCGCAAAAAAGGAGCGGACGACGACGGTAGTTATGGTTACTGGGGCGCGGGAATTGGCGCCGGTGTAACTGAAACAAATCCCGGTATGTTCCGCAGTGTGAAACTGGCCATGCAGCTGCTGTACGGCGTCTCCTTTAAGCTGACTTCCCACGTCCGCTTTTTTACCGAGGCCAAATACCTGCTGGCTCACGATGCCGACAACGCTCCGCCATCCACCTTTACCGGATGGAAAGTGGACACGTCGGGGCACCCGTTCCCGCTTCGCCCGCATCCGCACCTCGATACCCGGTTTTATAATCTGCAGTTCGGACTTCGCTTCCGGTTATGATCTCCCCTTTACTTATCACAGAATAGTTCACGATGAAAATAATCCGATTTAGCCTGCTTGTGTTGCTTTTGGCCGGTAGCAAAATGGTTATGGCGCAACCAGCCAAGCAGGACGATTTTCGACCGCACGGAAAGGCCGTCGTGCAGGTCTTCAGCAATTTTACCTATCGGCTG
This Prolixibacter sp. NT017 DNA region includes the following protein-coding sequences:
- a CDS encoding PepSY-like domain-containing protein translates to MKTTFVLLAFLGMSLCAHAQKAVLPNAVADAFSQKFPNAQKVRWNQEEADEWEAEFYLNGTETSASFNPAGAWLETETEISRRSLPAAVKNTLDSQFAGYKTGEVAIIDSPAFSGYEIELRKKEQALEVQVTKEGVLKHKRMLKDGEDND